A window of the Isosphaera pallida ATCC 43644 genome harbors these coding sequences:
- the recN gene encoding DNA repair protein RecN codes for MTQRDESNLSDLGRGGAMLLEVSVKNLALIEDARVELKPGLCAWTGETGAGKSLLLTALGLVMGAKASPELVREGKEEARASAVFDLSDPLLKGEVEAVLGGEIEEETLIVTRRLGAQGRSWAHVNGVPVTAATLKALSSHLLDLHSQQDARALADPDRQRGWLDAFGKLEPLRLRYCEARAVHAALLQRRRELVESAEQRDRELELLRFECEELAAARPVVGEYEELQREARRLANARRFREAVQGGHHWLYEADGSAVERIQKVARDLHPLSADAPELAELAETLERLADETREAAYALRSLGRAWTDDPRRLDEIETRLALYRKLAGRFRRDPDELADHLVHLQHRLDNLERAAADLDALDSPLNAAWNELRQTAADLSAARSRAARVLARDVQNHLKDLALPEARLTIEVATAPLGDNPTMASPPEHGVDRVEFLFAPNPGEPPRPLRKIASGGELARVTLAIKTVLADADRVPTLIFDEIDAAVGGRLGASLGRKLSELARHHQIICVTHMPQLASFAAHQWVIRKETRDGRTLTTITALDETERIEELAAMLRGDSVADGTRREVRAMLAEARGG; via the coding sequence GTGACGCAACGGGACGAGTCGAACCTCAGCGACTTAGGGCGGGGCGGAGCCATGTTGCTCGAAGTGTCGGTCAAGAACCTCGCGTTGATCGAAGACGCGCGGGTGGAGTTGAAACCCGGTTTGTGCGCCTGGACCGGCGAGACCGGCGCGGGCAAAAGTTTGCTTTTGACCGCGCTGGGGCTGGTGATGGGAGCCAAGGCCAGTCCCGAACTGGTCCGTGAAGGCAAGGAAGAGGCGCGGGCCTCGGCGGTTTTCGATTTGTCCGACCCATTGCTCAAAGGAGAGGTCGAGGCAGTCCTGGGCGGCGAGATCGAGGAGGAGACCTTGATCGTCACGAGGCGTCTGGGGGCGCAGGGGCGTAGTTGGGCCCATGTCAATGGCGTTCCAGTCACCGCCGCGACCCTCAAGGCGTTGAGTAGTCATTTGCTCGATCTTCACAGCCAGCAGGATGCCCGCGCCCTGGCCGACCCCGACCGCCAGCGCGGTTGGTTGGATGCCTTCGGCAAGCTTGAACCGCTGAGGCTCCGTTATTGTGAAGCCCGCGCGGTTCATGCAGCGCTGCTACAACGCCGCCGCGAATTGGTCGAATCCGCCGAGCAGCGCGACCGCGAGCTGGAACTGCTCCGTTTCGAGTGCGAGGAGCTGGCCGCCGCCCGTCCCGTGGTCGGCGAGTACGAAGAGTTGCAACGCGAGGCGCGACGATTGGCCAATGCCCGCCGATTCCGCGAGGCGGTCCAAGGGGGTCATCATTGGCTTTACGAAGCCGACGGTTCGGCAGTGGAACGGATTCAGAAGGTCGCGCGCGACCTCCATCCTCTCAGCGCTGACGCTCCCGAACTCGCTGAACTCGCCGAGACCCTGGAGCGTCTGGCCGACGAGACACGCGAAGCGGCCTACGCCCTGCGCTCGCTGGGACGCGCCTGGACCGACGACCCCCGACGCCTCGACGAGATCGAAACCCGCTTGGCCCTTTACCGCAAACTCGCCGGTCGCTTTCGCCGCGATCCCGACGAACTGGCCGATCATCTGGTCCACCTGCAACACCGCCTCGACAATCTGGAACGTGCCGCCGCTGACCTCGACGCGCTGGACTCCCCCCTCAACGCCGCCTGGAACGAACTGCGTCAGACCGCCGCCGACCTCTCTGCCGCCCGCTCCAGGGCCGCCCGCGTCCTGGCCCGCGATGTCCAGAACCACCTCAAAGACCTCGCGCTTCCCGAGGCGCGCTTGACCATTGAAGTTGCGACCGCCCCGCTGGGCGACAACCCCACCATGGCCTCGCCTCCGGAACACGGCGTCGATCGGGTTGAGTTCCTTTTCGCCCCCAACCCCGGTGAGCCGCCCCGCCCACTCCGCAAAATCGCCTCCGGCGGCGAACTCGCTCGCGTCACCCTAGCCATCAAGACGGTTCTGGCCGACGCCGACCGCGTGCCCACGCTCATTTTCGATGAGATCGACGCGGCCGTGGGCGGACGCCTGGGCGCGTCGCTGGGTCGCAAGCTCAGTGAACTGGCCCGTCATCATCAAATCATTTGCGTGACCCATATGCCCCAACTCGCTAGCTTCGCCGCTCACCAGTGGGTCATCCGCAAGGAAACCCGCGACGGTCGCACTCTGACCACCATCACCGCGCTCGATGAAACCGAACGGATCGAGGAACTCGCTGCCATGCTTCGGGGCGACTCGGTCGCCGACGGCACCCGCCGCGAAGTCCGCGCCATGCTCGCCGAGGCTCGCGGCGGCTGA
- a CDS encoding formylmethanofuran dehydrogenase subunit E family protein, with protein MTMRRWWTIVVVAAFLAVGAVGRANNEPPTPDEVRVCLERVKEFHGGAGPWAVVGYRIGMRASRELDLPRHDFRWRVVHRAPEEIPFRCVADGLSAATGATVGKLNLIIETVDRSALETIVTDRRDGRSLRFRLRPELVASILDLPYDRLAAEGERVATLPDEAIFTLEPIATPPETSAVKPD; from the coding sequence ATGACGATGCGACGATGGTGGACGATCGTGGTGGTCGCTGCGTTCCTGGCCGTTGGCGCGGTGGGACGAGCAAACAACGAGCCGCCCACGCCCGACGAGGTGCGGGTCTGTTTGGAACGGGTCAAGGAGTTCCACGGCGGGGCCGGCCCTTGGGCGGTCGTCGGTTACCGCATTGGCATGCGGGCCAGCCGCGAGTTGGATCTACCGCGCCACGATTTCCGGTGGCGGGTGGTGCATCGCGCGCCGGAGGAAATCCCCTTCCGTTGCGTCGCCGACGGTCTCTCGGCCGCCACCGGCGCGACGGTGGGTAAGCTCAATCTCATCATCGAGACCGTGGATCGCTCGGCGCTGGAGACGATCGTGACCGACCGCCGCGACGGTCGAAGCCTGCGGTTTCGGCTGCGTCCCGAGTTGGTCGCGTCGATCCTCGACCTGCCTTATGATCGTCTGGCTGCCGAAGGCGAGCGGGTCGCAACGCTTCCGGACGAGGCGATCTTCACCCTGGAACCGATCGCCACTCCACCCGAGACGTCCGCGGTCAAGCCGGATTGA
- a CDS encoding ABC transporter ATP-binding protein gives MNEICDDDRDVNPSPPLIRARGLDKLYPDGRVHALKGVDLTVPRGQRLAIVGPSGGGKSTLLNLLGALDSPTRGTIELDGQPLDATNLDAIRARRIGFVFQSFHLLPTLTALENVQIPLFETLNDRRRRVAKARDLLEQVGLADRANALPGQLSSGERQRVALARALVNDPCLILADEPTGNLDSANAELVLSILESLVRERRATLVVVTHDLEIAARFERIVTLRDGRLVADQTRGQSDSPFPCPLSHPGLVRDGSDDCILSSPSNPTRDPSRSPAWATPRPPRQPA, from the coding sequence ATGAATGAGATTTGCGACGACGACCGTGACGTCAACCCATCTCCCCCTCTTATTCGCGCTCGGGGATTGGACAAGCTCTATCCCGATGGTCGGGTCCACGCGCTCAAAGGAGTTGATCTTACGGTGCCACGCGGCCAGCGTTTGGCGATCGTCGGCCCCTCCGGCGGCGGCAAATCGACGTTGCTGAATCTGCTTGGGGCATTGGATTCACCCACCCGCGGCACGATCGAACTGGACGGCCAACCACTCGACGCCACCAACCTCGACGCGATCCGGGCGCGACGGATCGGCTTCGTGTTCCAGTCGTTCCACCTGCTGCCCACCCTCACGGCGTTGGAGAATGTGCAAATCCCCTTGTTCGAGACCCTCAACGATCGTCGCCGCCGTGTCGCCAAGGCGCGGGACTTGCTCGAACAGGTCGGTCTGGCCGATCGGGCCAACGCCTTGCCCGGCCAACTCTCCAGCGGCGAACGCCAGCGGGTCGCCCTCGCCCGCGCCCTGGTGAATGATCCCTGTTTGATCCTGGCCGACGAACCGACCGGCAACCTCGATTCGGCCAATGCCGAACTGGTCCTGTCGATCCTCGAATCCCTGGTGCGCGAACGTCGGGCCACTCTGGTGGTCGTTACCCACGACCTGGAAATCGCCGCTCGATTCGAACGGATCGTCACGCTGCGCGATGGTCGGCTCGTTGCTGATCAGACCCGCGGCCAATCGGACTCCCCTTTCCCCTGCCCCCTTTCCCACCCCGGCCTGGTTCGGGATGGGTCGGACGATTGCATCCTCTCCTCGCCTTCGAACCCGACTCGCGATCCGTCGAGGTCGCCCGCATGGGCGACTCCCCGCCCACCGCGCCAGCCCGCCTGA
- a CDS encoding 3'-5' exoribonuclease YhaM family protein — MSTVTNANPPIIPLSQLQHGQEAICFAALSRKEIGTDRHGNPFVKCVFRDRYVERLAPLWWSNAFREVAANWREGDAFRLHVKGQHLVKYGFQLEIIDARPVVDSDVADGYNYFQLVESSDREPEDLLRNVRAVIDKAIDEPPLRRLVHAIIDEHQSLFMRMPASQSFHHNYTAGLLEHVWSMTRIAGFLAEHYARYYHNLNPPLNKGIIVAGAVLHDIGKLFELDYHPVEAKYTIQGKLIGHVLIGRDMVRETARRLGDVPEETLLLLEHAILAHHGREEFGAPKPPQTLEALILHYIDDLDSKVNAVARQRIKSNGDAPWTDRIGSLNNRQFYRGVPVPPPPLDPTEATHEPPEPRLRLHKDDREPQTNTRPD, encoded by the coding sequence GTGTCTACGGTGACAAACGCAAATCCGCCGATCATTCCGTTGTCTCAGCTTCAGCATGGCCAAGAGGCGATCTGTTTCGCCGCCTTGTCGCGCAAGGAAATCGGGACCGACCGTCACGGCAATCCGTTCGTCAAGTGCGTGTTCCGCGATCGTTACGTCGAGCGTCTGGCTCCGCTGTGGTGGTCCAACGCCTTTCGAGAAGTGGCCGCCAATTGGCGGGAGGGGGATGCGTTTCGGTTGCACGTCAAAGGCCAGCATTTGGTCAAATATGGATTTCAGCTTGAAATTATCGATGCGCGTCCGGTGGTCGATTCCGACGTGGCGGACGGCTACAATTATTTTCAGCTGGTGGAGTCGTCCGACCGGGAACCGGAGGATTTATTGCGCAATGTGCGGGCGGTGATCGACAAGGCGATCGACGAACCGCCGTTGCGGCGGTTGGTTCACGCGATCATTGACGAGCATCAGAGTCTCTTCATGCGGATGCCGGCCTCCCAGTCGTTTCATCACAATTACACCGCCGGTTTGCTGGAGCATGTCTGGAGCATGACCCGGATCGCCGGATTTTTGGCAGAACATTACGCGCGCTACTACCACAACCTCAATCCCCCGCTCAACAAGGGGATCATCGTGGCCGGGGCGGTGTTGCACGACATTGGCAAGCTGTTTGAACTGGATTACCACCCGGTTGAGGCCAAATACACCATCCAAGGCAAGTTGATTGGTCATGTGCTGATCGGTCGAGACATGGTCCGCGAGACGGCGCGGCGGCTGGGCGACGTGCCGGAGGAGACGTTGTTGTTGCTGGAACACGCGATCCTCGCCCACCACGGCCGGGAGGAATTCGGCGCGCCCAAGCCGCCGCAAACCTTAGAGGCGTTGATTCTCCATTACATCGACGACCTCGACAGCAAGGTGAACGCGGTGGCCCGCCAGCGGATCAAGTCCAACGGCGACGCTCCCTGGACCGACCGGATCGGCTCGCTGAACAACCGACAGTTTTATCGCGGTGTGCCGGTTCCACCGCCGCCGTTGGACCCTACCGAGGCAACTCACGAGCCGCCCGAACCAAGGTTGCGGTTGCATAAGGACGACCGCGAACCCCAAACCAACACCAGACCCGATTGA
- a CDS encoding ABC transporter ATP-binding protein, with product MTHSLASPAANATTTAPPPLPASDACSQDRFASQAALIRFEGVSKWFGNVIGLNNLTVEIGPGLTGLLGPNGAGKSTLLQLATGQLKPSQGRVEVLGVAPWGHPGLNHHLGLCPEQDAFYEWMTGRRFVTFRARLQGMSPKKAAEAAAQAIDLVSMGHAADRPIKGYSKGMRQRIKLAQALVHHPKVLFLDEPFTGTDPVARREIMDAILAMGRRGVSVVVSSHVLYEVEALTDQVVMLNRGRLVATGRLDRIRDLIDRHPHRIVIRADDPRAVAAELVKWDHVVGLNLKRDDGSILVETHQPDRFYDALPELATRPGLIIRGIHSDDDNLEAVFQYLIK from the coding sequence ATGACACACTCCCTTGCCTCACCCGCCGCGAACGCAACCACGACCGCCCCTCCCCCCCTGCCAGCGTCCGACGCCTGCTCCCAGGACCGCTTCGCGTCCCAAGCCGCGCTGATCCGGTTTGAAGGGGTCTCGAAGTGGTTCGGCAACGTCATCGGTCTGAACAACCTGACCGTGGAGATCGGGCCGGGACTCACTGGCCTGCTCGGACCCAACGGCGCGGGCAAATCGACCCTGCTGCAACTGGCCACCGGCCAGCTCAAACCGAGCCAGGGCCGGGTCGAAGTGCTGGGCGTTGCCCCCTGGGGACATCCGGGACTCAACCATCACCTGGGGTTGTGTCCCGAGCAGGACGCATTTTATGAATGGATGACCGGGCGGCGGTTCGTGACCTTTCGCGCGCGGCTTCAGGGAATGAGTCCCAAGAAGGCCGCTGAGGCGGCCGCCCAGGCGATCGACCTGGTCTCAATGGGTCACGCCGCTGATCGACCCATCAAAGGCTATTCCAAGGGGATGCGGCAACGGATCAAGCTGGCTCAAGCGCTGGTCCATCATCCCAAGGTGCTGTTTCTAGACGAACCGTTCACTGGCACAGACCCGGTCGCCCGACGCGAGATCATGGACGCGATCTTGGCGATGGGACGGCGGGGGGTGAGCGTGGTGGTCTCCAGCCATGTGTTGTACGAGGTCGAGGCGCTGACGGACCAGGTGGTGATGCTCAACCGTGGCCGTTTGGTGGCCACGGGGCGTCTGGATCGGATTCGAGACCTGATCGACCGTCACCCCCACCGGATCGTCATCCGGGCCGACGACCCGCGGGCCGTCGCAGCCGAACTGGTGAAGTGGGATCACGTCGTCGGCCTGAACCTCAAACGGGACGACGGCTCGATCCTGGTCGAAACCCACCAACCCGACCGGTTCTACGACGCCCTGCCCGAACTGGCGACCCGTCCGGGATTGATCATCCGCGGAATCCACTCCGACGACGACAATCTCGAAGCGGTGTTCCAATATCTCATCAAGTGA
- a CDS encoding phasin family protein — protein MLDTMKKALYTGLGAAVLTKDKLEEMGREMIRQANLSEQEGRQFLDELNATAEQAKSDLEARIENTVETVLTRMNLATHHQVESLTQRMSALENANLRIDALLARVEALEARVNQPQG, from the coding sequence ATGCTGGACACAATGAAGAAAGCCCTTTATACCGGTCTGGGCGCGGCGGTCCTGACCAAGGACAAGCTCGAAGAGATGGGCCGGGAGATGATTCGCCAAGCCAATCTCTCCGAGCAGGAGGGACGCCAGTTCCTCGACGAACTCAACGCCACTGCCGAACAGGCCAAAAGCGACCTCGAAGCTCGCATCGAAAACACAGTCGAAACTGTCCTGACCCGCATGAACCTCGCCACGCATCATCAGGTCGAAAGCCTTACCCAACGCATGTCGGCGCTTGAAAACGCCAACCTCCGCATCGACGCCCTGCTCGCCCGCGTCGAGGCGCTCGAAGCCCGCGTCAACCAACCCCAAGGCTGA
- a CDS encoding TIGR02996 domain-containing protein, with translation MTDPVRPCAADVERLQRRDAAGVVLAIARRAAEARRGRPCREVNEAALIELVTKLFRELEGSPGSQPAVVVRDCLQEVALRMVPAGGVFESVIRMASCLAPWHGSTTIHRLLAKARREESHQTARRDRLWWTRRFRVLLAQRWVVEQARALAMRDQCSGAATRSLTDLVVSASDFADRIEARLAKALVQGESIDPTESLIYADWLEERGDLETAELIRLACDPGDGLDRKTNRAVFTRLIQAGVHFLPESDPPSWWWIARLIDNDDESAGLDDPA, from the coding sequence ATGACCGATCCGGTGCGTCCGTGCGCCGCCGATGTCGAGCGTCTTCAGCGGCGCGATGCCGCTGGCGTGGTGTTGGCGATCGCGCGACGAGCGGCGGAGGCTCGTCGGGGCCGTCCTTGCCGCGAGGTCAATGAGGCGGCGCTGATCGAGTTGGTGACGAAGCTGTTCCGCGAATTAGAAGGTTCTCCTGGTTCTCAGCCGGCCGTGGTGGTACGCGATTGCCTCCAAGAAGTGGCTTTGCGGATGGTCCCGGCCGGCGGGGTGTTCGAGTCGGTGATTCGGATGGCCTCGTGTCTGGCTCCCTGGCATGGCTCGACCACGATTCATCGGCTGTTGGCCAAGGCGCGTCGGGAGGAGTCGCATCAGACGGCCCGCCGGGATCGCCTTTGGTGGACTCGGCGATTTCGGGTGTTGTTGGCTCAACGCTGGGTGGTGGAGCAGGCGCGGGCGTTGGCGATGCGGGATCAGTGCAGCGGCGCGGCGACCCGCTCGTTGACGGATTTGGTCGTCTCCGCCTCCGACTTCGCCGACCGCATCGAGGCCCGCCTCGCTAAGGCGTTGGTTCAGGGGGAGTCCATCGACCCGACCGAGTCGTTGATTTACGCTGATTGGTTGGAGGAGCGTGGCGACCTGGAGACCGCCGAGCTCATTCGTCTGGCTTGTGATCCCGGCGACGGGCTGGATCGCAAGACCAACCGCGCCGTCTTCACTCGGCTCATTCAAGCTGGGGTTCACTTCCTACCCGAATCCGACCCCCCTTCTTGGTGGTGGATCGCTCGTCTCATCGACAACGACGACGAGTCAGCTGGTTTGGACGACCCTGCCTGA
- a CDS encoding ABC transporter permease, translated as MSWWRLIWSNIRRRPTRSLLTAAGIAASVGAVVALSGITDSFRRNFLDLYQSRGIDLVVVRAGTSANPGAKIDAGLGERIAALPDVRAVAPGLVDVVSFEREGLIGVPIQGWPVGSFLFDELKFVAGRPFVSGEDTPDTRKVILGAILARNLSKTVGDTLEIQLEPFEIVGIYESGNIFENGSAVVPIEALRDLMQIDDQVTDFQVMLAQDRRDEAHVKQVRDAIESLRDAEGRRLGLAALPTRDYVNGFAQLKIAEGMCLATLTVALFVGTMGMLNTMLMSVFERTREFGVLRALGWRPGRIAWLVVTEAVTLALLGAILGILGAWVLVVVLSGLPGINGFLTADLSPRIMLQGVVLALIAALLGGLHPARRAARLSPIEAIRHE; from the coding sequence ATGAGCTGGTGGCGCTTGATCTGGTCCAACATTCGGCGACGACCCACCCGGTCACTGTTGACCGCGGCGGGAATCGCCGCCTCGGTGGGGGCGGTGGTCGCGCTCAGCGGCATCACTGACTCCTTCCGGCGCAACTTTCTCGACCTCTATCAAAGTCGCGGGATCGACCTGGTGGTGGTGCGGGCCGGCACCTCGGCTAACCCCGGAGCCAAGATCGACGCGGGCCTGGGCGAGCGGATCGCCGCCTTGCCCGATGTCCGCGCGGTGGCTCCCGGCCTAGTGGATGTGGTGTCGTTCGAGCGCGAGGGCCTCATCGGCGTGCCGATCCAGGGCTGGCCGGTCGGCTCGTTCCTCTTCGACGAACTCAAGTTCGTCGCTGGGCGGCCGTTCGTGTCCGGCGAGGACACCCCGGATACCCGCAAGGTGATCCTCGGGGCTATCCTGGCCCGCAACCTCTCCAAGACGGTCGGCGACACCCTGGAGATTCAGTTGGAACCCTTCGAGATCGTCGGAATTTACGAAAGCGGCAACATCTTCGAAAACGGTTCGGCAGTGGTGCCGATCGAGGCGCTGCGCGACCTGATGCAAATCGACGATCAGGTGACTGACTTCCAGGTGATGTTGGCTCAGGATCGCCGCGACGAGGCGCACGTCAAGCAGGTCCGCGACGCCATCGAGTCGCTCCGCGACGCCGAGGGCCGACGTCTGGGACTGGCCGCGCTGCCAACCCGCGACTACGTCAACGGCTTCGCTCAACTGAAAATCGCCGAAGGCATGTGCCTAGCGACCCTGACGGTGGCCTTGTTCGTGGGAACGATGGGCATGCTCAACACAATGCTGATGTCGGTCTTCGAGCGGACCCGCGAATTCGGCGTGCTGCGGGCGTTGGGGTGGCGTCCGGGGCGAATCGCGTGGTTGGTGGTGACCGAAGCAGTCACCCTGGCGTTGCTCGGCGCGATCCTGGGCATCCTGGGAGCCTGGGTTCTCGTGGTGGTGCTGAGCGGTCTGCCAGGAATCAACGGCTTCCTCACCGCCGATCTCTCGCCCCGGATCATGCTTCAGGGGGTGGTTCTGGCATTGATCGCGGCGCTTCTGGGCGGCCTTCACCCTGCTCGACGAGCCGCGCGTCTCTCACCCATCGAGGCCATCCGCCATGAATGA
- a CDS encoding S49 family peptidase yields MDVRQPRERCGDAGQRARHGVVVLAGVLAWCGGCAKPLDIRTQNRFDVAGSVETRVTAELSAVSQGGPVVAVAVEPGVPVECAKVALIDLDGLIANAPMAGFFSLGDNPVATVSEKLAAAARDPTIMAVVVRINSPGGGVAATDALWREVQSFRSRTRKPTVAAIIDVGAGGGYYLAAGCDRIVAAPGAIIGGIGVVLNLYNVKDLMAQFNVFSQSIKAGDKIDLGSSVEPLDDESRQLLQEMADEYHERFKQVVRRGRPGLTPQAEPLAFDGRIMSARRALELGLIDEIGHLEDALATARTLAGVPDAVPVLFRRRGDAAYSLYAVTPNTPIQNQLLPFSIPGVERAKLPGFLYLWQAEPTLERASGR; encoded by the coding sequence ATGGACGTGCGACAACCGAGGGAACGGTGTGGCGACGCGGGCCAACGAGCGCGACACGGAGTCGTCGTGCTGGCAGGGGTTTTGGCGTGGTGCGGCGGTTGCGCTAAGCCGTTGGACATCCGGACCCAAAATCGGTTCGACGTAGCCGGTTCAGTCGAGACCCGAGTGACAGCGGAACTCTCGGCGGTGTCTCAAGGGGGGCCGGTGGTGGCGGTCGCGGTCGAACCGGGGGTGCCGGTCGAGTGCGCCAAGGTGGCGCTCATCGACCTCGATGGCCTGATCGCCAACGCCCCGATGGCTGGGTTCTTCTCGCTGGGCGACAACCCGGTGGCGACCGTCTCGGAGAAACTGGCCGCCGCGGCCCGCGACCCTACGATCATGGCGGTGGTGGTGCGGATCAACTCTCCCGGAGGCGGCGTGGCCGCCACCGATGCCCTTTGGCGCGAGGTCCAGAGCTTCCGAAGTCGCACCCGCAAACCCACCGTCGCGGCGATTATCGACGTGGGAGCCGGCGGCGGCTACTATCTGGCGGCGGGCTGCGATCGGATCGTGGCCGCCCCTGGCGCGATCATCGGAGGCATCGGCGTCGTCCTGAACCTCTACAACGTCAAGGATCTGATGGCCCAATTCAACGTCTTCTCCCAGTCGATTAAAGCGGGCGACAAGATCGACCTGGGCAGCTCAGTCGAACCCCTCGATGACGAGAGCCGCCAGCTGCTCCAAGAAATGGCCGACGAATACCATGAGCGGTTCAAGCAGGTGGTCCGTCGCGGACGCCCCGGCCTAACTCCCCAGGCCGAACCGTTGGCCTTCGACGGTCGCATCATGAGCGCCCGACGCGCCCTGGAACTCGGCCTGATCGACGAGATTGGCCACCTGGAGGACGCTCTGGCCACCGCCCGCACCCTCGCTGGCGTGCCCGACGCCGTGCCAGTCCTGTTCCGTCGCCGGGGCGACGCGGCCTATTCGCTCTACGCTGTGACTCCCAACACCCCAATCCAAAACCAACTCCTCCCCTTCAGCATCCCCGGCGTGGAACGGGCCAAGTTGCCTGGCTTCCTCTACCTTTGGCAAGCCGAGCCCACCCTGGAGCGCGCGTCCGGCCGATAG
- a CDS encoding ABC transporter permease: MSSISTTTASPPSDPTATAPPALEVGGGLAGWNLSALTALYVAAFRSAWRPRRLAILGLIFGGPPVLALAFRLLGVVNDSNEASKAALSLIDNFYPNLIIPLASLLFATGLIRDEVEDQTLTYLLVSPVARPAIYLMKLKAACHLTILLVVGFAALSVALLTVGVSIGSEAPAIGLNGRLLKTMAMFALAIVAYSTWFGLLGLVTRYATTVGVVQIILLENLLVGFDFLLRQATIIYHVRALTMRWLEITPANWNMTLDTLPEASFSLEVLLGVILVSTAAAMILVKTREFRVKTPEG; this comes from the coding sequence ATGTCCTCCATCTCCACCACCACCGCCTCTCCGCCTTCCGACCCGACGGCCACCGCCCCGCCCGCCCTGGAAGTCGGCGGCGGGTTGGCAGGATGGAATCTCTCGGCGCTGACAGCGCTCTATGTCGCCGCGTTCCGTTCCGCCTGGCGTCCAAGGCGGTTGGCCATTCTCGGTCTGATCTTCGGCGGCCCGCCGGTGCTGGCGCTGGCGTTCCGCCTCCTGGGGGTGGTGAACGATTCCAACGAGGCGTCCAAGGCGGCCTTATCGCTGATCGACAACTTCTATCCCAACCTCATCATCCCCCTGGCCTCGCTGCTGTTCGCCACGGGACTCATCCGCGACGAGGTCGAAGATCAGACATTGACCTATTTGCTGGTCAGCCCTGTCGCGCGTCCAGCGATCTATTTGATGAAGCTCAAAGCGGCTTGCCATCTGACGATCCTGTTGGTGGTCGGCTTCGCGGCGCTTTCGGTGGCGCTCCTGACCGTCGGCGTCTCGATCGGCTCCGAAGCGCCGGCGATCGGCCTAAACGGGCGTCTGCTCAAGACGATGGCGATGTTCGCGTTGGCGATCGTCGCCTATTCGACCTGGTTCGGCTTGTTGGGGTTAGTGACACGGTATGCCACCACGGTAGGCGTGGTGCAAATCATTCTACTCGAGAATCTCTTGGTGGGCTTCGATTTTCTGTTGCGGCAGGCAACGATCATCTATCATGTGCGGGCGCTGACGATGCGCTGGCTGGAAATCACGCCCGCAAACTGGAACATGACGCTCGACACCCTGCCCGAAGCCTCCTTCTCGCTTGAGGTTCTGCTCGGGGTGATCCTCGTTTCGACCGCGGCGGCGATGATTTTGGTTAAAACCCGCGAGTTTCGGGTCAAAACGCCCGAAGGATGA
- a CDS encoding DUF1559 domain-containing protein, whose translation MSLTTRQGFTLIELLVVIAIIAVLIALLLPAVQAAREAARRAQCVNNLKQIGLAVHLYESTHGVFPPSSQGPVYQFSALARLLPFLEQSSLLAALNFDLGLRANGNAPIQPANTTATRTAVATYLCPSDPNAQRIFDPMLRPFNYSGCAGDGLVDDGATIPPFANGVIFISAVVRFAEVTDGLSQTVAVAETLIGGGVTNVPPGAPGDPRTQHRELGDAVPPLIRPTAETCAISSSFPWGGNRNYGWAIGRTDGTIYNHVLLPNDPQPDCFHAHIRGWKAARSNHPGGVNALLAEGSVRFVKNTVALPVWRGLATRSGGEVLSADAY comes from the coding sequence ATGTCGTTGACGACTCGTCAGGGCTTCACCCTGATCGAGCTTCTGGTGGTCATCGCCATCATCGCGGTACTGATTGCCCTGTTGTTGCCGGCGGTGCAGGCCGCCCGCGAAGCAGCCCGACGGGCCCAGTGCGTCAACAATCTCAAGCAGATTGGGCTAGCGGTTCACTTGTACGAATCGACTCATGGGGTGTTTCCTCCCTCATCGCAGGGTCCGGTGTATCAATTCAGCGCGTTGGCGCGGTTGTTGCCATTTCTCGAGCAATCGAGTCTGCTGGCCGCGCTCAACTTCGACCTGGGGCTGCGCGCAAACGGCAACGCTCCGATTCAACCGGCCAATACCACCGCTACCCGAACGGCGGTCGCCACCTATCTTTGCCCCAGCGACCCCAACGCTCAGCGAATTTTCGACCCGATGCTGCGACCGTTCAATTATTCCGGCTGCGCGGGCGATGGGCTGGTTGACGACGGGGCGACGATTCCGCCGTTTGCCAACGGCGTGATTTTCATCAGCGCGGTGGTCCGCTTCGCCGAGGTGACCGACGGCCTTTCTCAAACCGTGGCGGTGGCTGAAACCTTGATTGGCGGAGGGGTGACGAACGTCCCTCCAGGCGCGCCTGGCGATCCCCGCACCCAACACCGTGAACTCGGCGACGCGGTTCCTCCGTTGATTCGTCCCACGGCCGAGACCTGTGCGATCAGTTCGAGCTTCCCATGGGGAGGCAACCGCAACTACGGCTGGGCGATCGGGCGAACCGACGGCACGATTTACAACCACGTCCTTTTGCCCAACGATCCTCAACCCGACTGCTTCCACGCCCACATCCGGGGGTGGAAGGCAGCGCGGAGTAACCACCCCGGAGGTGTCAACGCGCTGCTAGCCGAAGGCTCGGTCCGTTTCGTTAAAAACACGGTGGCCCTGCCGGTCTGGCGCGGTTTGGCTACCCGATCCGGCGGTGAAGTCCTCTCCGCCGACGCCTATTGA